In a genomic window of Penaeus vannamei isolate JL-2024 chromosome 10, ASM4276789v1, whole genome shotgun sequence:
- the LOC138863071 gene encoding hornerin-like: protein MSPSQPPWVKPLQPRPFYLETSSDRFASPHPFSMPAFMWKYLILSTACKASWHWAPHTRGSDEWVTREGHTRGSHERVRREGQTRESHEWVTRGGHTRGSHEGVTREGQTSGSHKRVTREGQTRGSHERVTREGQTSGSDEWVTREGHTRGSHERVTREGHTRGSHERVTREGQTRESHEWVTRGGHTRGSHEGVTREGQTSGSHERVTREGQTSGSHERVTREGQTRGSDEWVTREGHTRGSHERVTREGHTRGSDERVRREGQTRGSHEGVTRGGHTRGSHEGVTREGHTRGVTREGHTRGSHERVTREGHTRGSDERVRREGQTRGSHERVRREGQTRGSHERVTREGHTRGSDERVTREGSHERVTREGHTRGSHERVTREGQTRGSDERVRREGHTRGSHERVTREGSHERVTREGHTRGSHERVTRVGQTRGTHERVTREGHTRGSHERVTREGTHERVTREGHTRGSHERVTRVGQTSGSDERARREGHTRGSHERVTREGHTRGSHERQAQQAILQEALTIDCGRPGRDTTIVTEEEEAACLAGIYAEELATG from the exons ATGAG CCCCTCTCAGCCCCCGTGGGTGAAGCCGCTGCAGCCGAGACCGTTTTACCTTGAGACCAGCTCGGACCGCTTCGCTTCGCCTCATCCCTTCTCAATGCCAGCTTTTATGTGGAAATATCTGATCCTCTCGACGGCGTGCAAAGCTTCCTGGCATTGGGCAC CCCACACGAGAGGGTCAGACGAgtgggtcacacgagagggtcacacgagagggtcacacgagagggtcagaCGAGAGGGTCAGACGAGAGAGTCACACGAGTGGGTCACACGAgggggtcacacgagagggtcacacgagggggtcacacgagagggtcagaCGAGTGGGTCACACaagagggtcacacgagagggtcagacgagggggtcacacgagagggtcacacgagagggtcagaCGAGTGGGTCAGACGAgtgggtcacacgagagggtcacacgagagggtcacacgagagggtcacacgagagggtcacacgagagggtcacacgagagggtcacacgagagggtcagaCGAGAGAGTCACACGAGTGGGTCACACGAgggggtcacacgagagggtcacacgagggggtcacacgagagggtcagacgagtgggtcacacgagagggtcacacgagagggtcagacgagtgggtcacacgagagggtcacacgagagggtcagaCGAGAGGGTCAGACGAgtgggtcacacgagagggtcacacgagagggtcacacgagagggtcacacgagagggtcacacgagagggtcagaCGAGAGGGTCAGACGAGAGGGTCagacgagagggtcacacgagggGGTCACACGAgggggtcacacgagagggtcacacgagggggtcacacgagagggtcacacgagagg ggtcacacgagagggtcacacgagagggtcacacgagagggtcacacgagagggtcacacgagagggtcagaCGAGAGGGTCAGACGAGAGGGTCagacgagagggtcacacgagagggtcagaCGAGAGGGTCagacgagagggtcacacgagagggtcacacgagagggtcacacgagagggtcagacgagagggtcacacgagagg ggtcacacgagagggtcacacgagagggtcacacgagagggtcacacgagagggtcacacgagagggtcagaCGAGAGGGTCAGACGAGAGGGTCagacgagagggtcacacgagagggtcacacgagagggtcacacgagagg ggtcacacgagagggtcacacgagagggtcacacgagagggtcacacgagagggtcacacgagtGGGTCAGACGAGAGGGacacacgagagggtcacacgagagggtcacacgagagggtcacacgagagggtcacacgagagg ggacacacgagagggtcacacgagagggtcacacgagagggtcacacgagagggtcacacgagtGGGTCAGACGAGTGGGTCAGACGAGAGGGCCagacgagagggtcacacgagagggtcacacgagagggtcacacgagagggtcacacgagagggtcacacgagagg CAGGCGCAGCAGGCGATCCTGCAGGAGGCGCTGACGATCGATTGTGGACGCCCTGGACGAGATACTACGATCGTTactgaggaagaggaagctgCTTGTTTGGCTGGAATTTACGCGGAGGAGCTGGCGACAGGATAA